TATTATTTTCATCTACTACTCTTGTCGCATTGTTACTTGCATACAACAGAAAAGAAATGGGTTAAAAGACAACAAACTAGGTAAAACAGGAACATATTCGAACAAGTAATGAAAAAGTAAACAACCAAAAACTATCAGTCTCCAATAGTTGCTATACAAGGAAGTGTTTGAAAGATAGCAACTCACTGATTATATAGGGAAAATAAAATTTGCAAAATGGgatgaaaaaaatagaatttcctAGAGGGAAACAAGCAGAAACCTCTGTAACATCCATGGAAGGTTTGCTCCTTTCCTGCTTAAATTGTCCTTTTCCAATAACCACATGCTCAAGCTTCAACTTGCTAAAAGCTCTTTTGAGGATTCGACCCTGaaacatataaattttctttattaGAATCAGCAATAAAGAGCTGCAAAACACACTTCCAGATATAGCCTGAATACCTCCACAGACAAAGCTGTTGAAAGTCTGTAAACATGAACAGGTTTGGTCTGACCAATTCTGTGACACCGATCCATTGCCTGCAGATCCATTTGAGGATtctgaaaagaaaaatgtgaacTAACTTATTAATAATCTAAAATGGCCATCAATTCATAAATGCTACAAACAAGGAAAACTAAAACagcagaaaaagaaaataaaagaaaggtGAATGCAAGGCAATAACTATTTTTCTTTAGATGAAGTAAGGGGTTGTTCGGTAGGGTGTATAAGATTAGTAATGAATAGGGAGTACTGGTAATGTTGGGATTAATTAtgctaagattattttttattgactgtttggtttgttgtattaaTTGAATAGGGtatattagaataggaataataTACTGAATAGGGAATGTTGTACTAATtgaatagagtgtattagaataggaatagtacCCCATATTGTTAATGCCATGATTtactatgtataactaatacataggTAGAAAACACTACCAAACAAGGATGTATCTGATAAGTGAAACTACTCTataagaaaagagaggaactaaAGCATACAAAATTACTGGTTCTTTAGGCTGGAAACTATGCAGTTCTCTTCAAGATGCACTCGAAGCCTACTTGTCAGAGAAAAAAAACACCTTACTTTCATCTTTGATATCACGGAATTCTTTATGCTAAAGTCAATTACAGCACTGTTTAATGGGTGAAACCAtgcaaaaaaaatcattagacTAAGTGAATGGAAGCACAAGGGGTCTTTAAGAACATACCCAGTCACTGTCATACAAAATACAGGTATCAGCAGCAGTGAGATTGATACCAAGGCCACCAGCTCTTGTGCTAAGAAGAAATATCCTGAACTTGCTGCTAacatcattgaactccttgatCTGTTCCTCGAATAAGGAAATACAAACGGATCAACTACATAAAGAATTTTACAGATAACGAACAAGATCATGTGACCATTCCAATAGCACATGAACTACAATAAGAGCCAAAATATTTTAGAGAGAGTTCAAGTGAGAGGAACTTTAAACAATGCAACATTGAGAATAGTCATTAAGAAATTTGTTACATCAAAGCAAAACAAAGCAACATAGAACTACTTGATATCAATATATAACCAAGGAGATGGAAACTTTGCTctgaaatgaaaaatgataGGGAGACAGCAGATGAGATAAATTGGAAAGGAATAACTGACTTCAGCAGGAGAGTGAAtcagtttttttagaaaaacagaGTGAAACAACTTAGAGCCCAAAAGAAAATACGTTATGAATAGAAATCATTAATCCCAGGCACTTTCTCTTGCCAATCATGAGAAAAGTACACAGGTTGATTGGTACACACCATCACGTTTCAACCAGACATTCCACACACAATCAGAGTTAGGCATACTAGAAGGTTATCAGCACACCAATGGTGATTGCCAGAGCCCAGATGTTGATAAAAACTCATGCAGACTATCCCATGGCCATAACTGCTCACCATTCTGTGAGCAAGAGAAGCTGGAATAATAAAACTATGAGACAATCTTAGGAATTACAGACATGCAATGTGTGCAGTACCAATTGTCTACGTCATCACTGGTTCAAACCTTAGCagaatcaaaacaaaaacatacTGAATCTGCATCAAAATGTAAATACCAATTACCTGTCTTTTTCTTTCATCCAATTTCACACTGCCATCAATTCTACAAACATCGAATCCCCTTTCACTAAAATAATAGTCCATTAGGTCTAGTACTCTAGTCCACTGAGAGAATATCAAAACCTGTTGGCAGTAAATGAAATGAGTTTTAAATAGTTCGAGCAAAGTGGGAAGAAACCTTGAAGCACCAGACAGCTTATAAAACCTTGTGTTTGCGAGCAAAAAGCTTTGATAACAGCCGGTCCAGCAAGCGAAACTTGCCACATTGCTCAACTATTTGTTCCACAGGTGGATAAAAATCTGCCAAATAAAGAACATAATTATAGGTTATTACCAGCACAAGCACAGAATTATCAGTTCCACAAAATAATCATCACATACTAGAACCGTTGAAGATAGACTCCAAGAGGTCAGGATGGTTGCAATTCTTGCGAAGTTGAATCATCAAGTTATTAAGCTTTCCTTTAAATCCATTCCCTGCAAAATCAATCAGACAAGGCATTAGGACTTTGAACTCAACAGGGTCCAGGAATAACTAAAACCCTATGAAGGTACATTAAAACAAATTCGCTTCACAGGATAAAACTAACATAAAAGACACTCCAAATAAAACCTGGCGATGCCATAGTGTGGTAAAAGAAAGTCATTGTTTTATTACAAGAGAAAACATAGCAGAGATAAACCAATACAATTCCCTCAAAGTAAGatataagttaaaattttacAATGATGCACTGGacacattctttataaaaccgaaaatctagagagagaaacaacTCAATTATAACAGAGTCAGCCACATATTTGTGATTGCACTAATCCAGAGTACACATTCTCGATCAAACTGAAAACCTAGAAGTAATTAACCAATACACCTCCCTCAAAATCAGATATATTTAAGATTACACTAATTACCAGTGGACACATTCTCAATCAAATAGCCCTCCAGCGTCCTATTAATTAGGTGTTCCTGGAACTTTTTCTGGTAATCAGTCAGGGTGGCGTACAAAATTATCTCCTTCTTACGAGGAAGCATTTGCTCAACATCCACTTTCAGCCTCCGTAGAAGAAAAGGGCGTAATATTGCATGGAGTTTTGCCACCACCTGCAATTACCACATTATTAATTAgatgattattattttaagatggAAAAGAAATGGTTATAATACTGGAAAATAATCATACTTGTGCTCTCCTTCTTTCTTCCATCTCTTCTTTTTCAGATTCATTGCTGAACTTCCCCGACAGATCAAACCTGATATATAAACAGACCACATAATATGTTACACCAAGATTCTTCATGATTGCCATTCACTAAAGCTTATATATCAACAGAGTCGGGGGATGATCAAATCAGTGGCAGATCCTACATTTGATTCTCCTGCTACATGCAACTTCATACTGATAGACTAAGTAGATCATCATCCCTATGAACTCTGAAAAGAATCAGTGTAATTACTCCAATACAAGTGACTATACAATAATAGCACGTATTAGGAGTTTTAAGAGCAGACCACAATAGAAAGTCAATTAGGAGAATTGGGACACATTAAGCAATTAGACACCATAACAGACAGGATATCTGTTGAAGGACTGATAAATGGCCTAACCATCACTGATGTGACAAGTATTAACTCAAAAGCCCCAGATAGACAAACAAATCAATTTAAGGTGATGAAAAAGTGGCTGCTACttttgaaaaacatattaacATATAAGATCAGCAGATAAATACAAATCTCAATTATATTGCAGTTATAAACATGTTTAAAATAGTCACAAGAAAGCACTTTGACCAAAATGGTCAGAATAATAAGCGGATTACCATGACTCAAATTCATCGTGGGATGAGAATATATCAGGTAAAATGAAGTTTAACAAGGACCACAACTCAGCTAAGTTATTCTGCAGAGGGGTTCCAGTTAATAGAAGCTTGTTTTCAATCGGCAACAgcttcaattctttgatcagtTTGCATTTCGAGTTTTTTAGCCTATGTCCCTAAGAAAGAAGTAACAAAATATCAGAACAAAAAGTACAAAATGGGCTGCTTTCAAACGGAATGACTGTAGATAgaaaatgatacaaaataataatactagttTAAAAGGCAAACTGTCAGTTGTGGGTACCTCATCCACCACAAGATATTTCCAACTGTAGTGCCTCAAAAATTTCCTTGCGTCACTCATTGCAATTTCATAAGACGTAATTACAATGGGAAAGTTGGGACCTGTGGTCCTAGGCATGTGCTTCATCCTTATCTCATCCCTCTGTTTCTTGTCACCATGATAGATGATTGCATTGATTGAGGGCACAAACCTTTCAAttgaaataggaaaaaaatatcatgCCATGTAGTTGCACGCAAATAACACAAGACAGTTTCAGCCCAAAAGGGAAGCAGTTTTACCAATACACAGAAAGAACATCAAGATAATCGCACAGGAATGGAGATGCTGATGTACCTTTCCATTTCATTCAACCAATTTGAAAGTGTAGACAGGGGAGCAATGACCAAATAGGGACCATCCAACCCATTCCCCTTCAAATGAGCAAGAAAAGCTATTGTTTGAATTGTCTTTCCAAGTCCCATTTGATCTGCTAGAATACCATTCAATCCATTTTGCCATAATGAAATCAACCACTTGACACCTTTCAGTTGATAAGACTTCAACTTCCCACCAGTCAGCAAGGGCACAAGTTCCGCCTGCTCTTTCTCAAATCTCTCTTCCTCCGTAAGGGTTGCATCTTCAATAGGAACATCTTCTTTAGATCTAGTAAGCATGGCAGCAACAGCTCTTTTGGCTTTGTTCTAAGCAATTTATTAAACCGTTTCAATGAAATGAAGGTAACAACAAAATTAGCCTTCCACAATTAAGAAAGGGA
The Solanum stenotomum isolate F172 chromosome 12, ASM1918654v1, whole genome shotgun sequence DNA segment above includes these coding regions:
- the LOC125849157 gene encoding ATP-dependent DNA helicase DDM1-like, yielding MVADEGVKDRTVADSPVSVLEDEDTCKEDLAVKLEEEVSLDPENGDATHIPENMAKEEEILIRARAKEEEEQLNNLKEAPILNDTQFTKLDELLTQTQLYSEFLLEKMDNITTTNVKEDEEKSVKENKKGRGAKRKATTSYNNNKAKRAVAAMLTRSKEDVPIEDATLTEEERFEKEQAELVPLLTGGKLKSYQLKGVKWLISLWQNGLNGILADQMGLGKTIQTIAFLAHLKGNGLDGPYLVIAPLSTLSNWLNEMERFVPSINAIIYHGDKKQRDEIRMKHMPRTTGPNFPIVITSYEIAMSDARKFLRHYSWKYLVVDEGHRLKNSKCKLIKELKLLPIENKLLLTGTPLQNNLAELWSLLNFILPDIFSSHDEFESWFDLSGKFSNESEKEEMEERRRAQVVAKLHAILRPFLLRRLKVDVEQMLPRKKEIILYATLTDYQKKFQEHLINRTLEGYLIENVSTGNGFKGKLNNLMIQLRKNCNHPDLLESIFNGSNFYPPVEQIVEQCGKFRLLDRLLSKLFARKHKVLIFSQWTRVLDLMDYYFSERGFDVCRIDGSVKLDERKRQIKEFNDVSSKFRIFLLSTRAGGLGINLTAADTCILYDSDWNPQMDLQAMDRCHRIGQTKPVHVYRLSTALSVEGRILKRAFSKLKLEHVVIGKGQFKQERSKPSMDVTEEEDLLSVLRDQDSEEDKLVQTDVSGEDLQRILDRSDLLIRPPSGEDGDTESCVNVLPLKGPGWEVVIPTATGGMLSTLNS